A single region of the Streptococcus macedonicus ACA-DC 198 genome encodes:
- the yybC gene encoding Hypothetical integral membrane protein — protein MPRNFKEALLFTCMMCGMMVFGMSIWNLQVAGAFAWSHVFLGFFPGFVVAFILDMLIIGPLAKKVTFSLIPRDSKSKYVKIFAVSGCMVLGMVTCMSLYGIIFNLGLEGVSLVAYGQAWLTNFVVALPYNFVVVGPIARYFLGGIQKQAVLA, from the coding sequence ATGCCTAGAAATTTTAAAGAAGCTTTGCTATTTACGTGTATGATGTGTGGAATGATGGTCTTTGGAATGAGTATTTGGAACTTGCAGGTTGCAGGTGCCTTTGCATGGAGCCATGTTTTTCTTGGTTTCTTTCCAGGATTTGTTGTTGCCTTTATTTTAGATATGCTTATTATCGGACCACTGGCTAAAAAAGTCACTTTTAGCCTTATCCCACGTGATTCAAAAAGCAAATACGTTAAAATTTTTGCGGTATCTGGTTGCATGGTTCTAGGAATGGTCACTTGTATGTCATTATATGGCATCATTTTCAATTTAGGCTTGGAAGGTGTCAGCCTTGTAGCCTATGGACAAGCTTGGCTAACAAATTTTGTTGTCGCATTACCATATAATTTTGTCGTGGTTGGTCCAATCGCCCGTTATTTCCTAGGCGGAATTCAAAAACAAGCCGTACTAGCCTAA